The following are encoded together in the Flavobacterium haoranii genome:
- a CDS encoding sodium:solute symporter, giving the protein MQPTTILFLILAYFSVLILFSYFTGRNETSNNNSFFKANKQSPWYLVAFGMIGASLSGVTFISVPGKVETSQFVYFQLVLGYILGYFVIGTVLLPLYYKLNLTTIYTYLKDRFGNYSYKTGAWFFLISRTVGSNLRLLLVANVLQTLVFDPLNIPYWVTVTATILLIWLYTFKSGIKTIIWTDTLQTLFMLVSVGICIYVVSADLGISISNFSDYLAESSFSKTFFFEEVSSPKYFWKQFLSGAFIAIVMTGLDQDMMQKNLTCRSLKDAQKNMFWFTIVLTIVNFFFLVMGLLFTEYAAKNGIDAHGDNLFPILANHHLGIVVAFSFILGLIAAAYSSADSSLTSLTTCFCVDILDIESKHSEAKQIQIRKRIHFSFVIISILVILFFKYGFEDKSIIDKVLKYAGFTYGPLLGLFAFGLFTKWQIKDKLSPIIALSAVAISLLLNAKSNDWFGFDFGFEILIVNGILTFLGLVLIRSQKN; this is encoded by the coding sequence ATGCAACCTACTACCATTTTATTTTTAATACTCGCCTATTTTTCTGTTTTAATACTGTTTTCCTACTTTACTGGAAGAAACGAAACCAGTAACAACAATTCGTTTTTTAAGGCAAACAAACAATCACCATGGTATTTAGTTGCATTTGGAATGATTGGTGCTTCGCTATCTGGAGTCACTTTTATTTCAGTTCCAGGAAAAGTTGAAACTTCTCAGTTTGTATATTTTCAATTAGTTTTAGGTTACATTTTAGGATATTTTGTAATTGGAACAGTTTTACTTCCGCTATATTACAAATTAAACTTAACTACAATTTATACTTATTTGAAAGATAGATTTGGGAACTATTCATATAAAACCGGAGCTTGGTTCTTTTTAATTTCAAGAACCGTTGGTTCCAACTTAAGATTATTATTAGTTGCCAATGTTTTACAAACCTTAGTTTTCGATCCGTTAAACATCCCTTACTGGGTTACCGTAACGGCAACTATCTTATTAATTTGGTTATACACTTTTAAATCGGGAATAAAAACTATTATTTGGACCGATACTTTACAAACTCTTTTTATGCTAGTTTCAGTAGGAATTTGTATTTATGTAGTTTCAGCAGATTTAGGAATTTCTATATCGAATTTTTCAGATTATTTAGCGGAAAGTTCATTTTCTAAAACATTCTTTTTTGAAGAAGTGAGTTCACCCAAATATTTTTGGAAACAGTTTCTTTCAGGTGCTTTTATTGCCATTGTTATGACAGGACTTGATCAAGATATGATGCAAAAAAACTTAACATGTAGAAGTTTAAAAGATGCTCAAAAAAACATGTTTTGGTTTACCATAGTTTTAACCATTGTGAATTTCTTTTTCCTAGTAATGGGATTGTTATTTACAGAATATGCTGCAAAAAATGGTATTGACGCACATGGAGATAATTTATTTCCAATTTTAGCCAATCATCATTTAGGAATTGTAGTTGCTTTTAGTTTTATACTAGGACTTATTGCAGCCGCTTATTCTAGTGCCGATAGTTCTTTAACTTCTTTAACTACATGTTTTTGTGTAGATATTTTAGACATAGAATCTAAACATAGTGAAGCAAAACAAATACAAATAAGAAAGCGTATTCATTTCTCATTTGTAATTATTTCTATACTTGTTATTTTATTTTTCAAATATGGTTTTGAAGACAAAAGTATTATTGACAAAGTATTAAAATATGCTGGTTTTACTTATGGACCTTTATTAGGTTTATTTGCTTTTGGTTTATTTACAAAATGGCAAATTAAAGATAAACTTTCGCCAATCATTGCTCTTAGTGCTGTTGCAATTTCATTACTTCTAAACGCTAAAAGCAACGACTGGTTTGGGTTTGATTTTGGTTTTGAAATACTAATTGTAAACGGAATTTTAACTTTCTTAGGTTTAGTATTGATTCGTAGCCAAAAGAACTAA
- a CDS encoding polysaccharide biosynthesis/export family protein: MKKIFFLSIIAVLFTSCISTKDLTYLQSNQTSKSDSIKVSQEVSKPYRIQTNDILSINIKALDQKLVEMFSVSQSTSQNQTSPQTLFFQGYTVDDHGNIRVPILGEVNVLGYTADEVRQKVEKQLLEEYFKKDANIFVTFKLAGLRYTINGEIGSPGTNVLYQDRATIMEAIANSGDITTTGNRKEVQIIRKFAHGF; encoded by the coding sequence ATGAAAAAAATATTTTTTTTATCCATAATTGCAGTATTGTTTACATCTTGTATTTCTACTAAAGACTTAACATATTTGCAGTCAAATCAAACTTCAAAATCAGATTCTATAAAGGTGTCTCAAGAAGTTTCTAAGCCTTATAGAATACAGACTAATGATATCTTAAGTATTAATATAAAAGCTTTGGATCAAAAATTGGTTGAGATGTTTTCAGTTTCTCAGTCAACAAGTCAAAATCAAACATCACCTCAAACTTTGTTTTTTCAAGGATATACAGTTGATGATCACGGAAATATTCGTGTGCCAATACTAGGCGAAGTAAATGTTTTAGGATATACTGCAGATGAGGTAAGGCAAAAAGTTGAAAAGCAATTGCTTGAAGAATACTTTAAAAAAGATGCAAATATTTTTGTTACCTTTAAATTGGCAGGTTTAAGATATACAATTAATGGAGAAATTGGAAGCCCTGGGACTAATGTATTGTACCAAGATAGAGCAACTATAATGGAAGCTATTGCAAATTCAGGTGATATAACTACAACTGGAAATCGAAAAGAAGTACAAATTATTAGAAAGTTTGCTCACGGTTTTTAA
- the recR gene encoding recombination mediator RecR — MELPSKLLENAVNEISQLPGIGKRTALRLVLHLLKQPQEQTNDLANSLLVLRNKIQYCKSCHNISDLEICDICSNVSREQSLVCVVEDVRDVMAIENTGIFKGVYHVLGGKINPIEGVGPSQLNIKTLEEKVASGNVQEVIFALSSTMEGDTTNFYIYKQIKDYNVKTSTIARGIAVGDELEYADEVTLGRSLLNRIPFETSIKPY, encoded by the coding sequence ATGGAATTACCTTCTAAACTTTTAGAAAATGCTGTAAACGAAATTTCGCAATTACCTGGTATAGGTAAGCGTACTGCTTTGCGTTTAGTTTTGCATTTATTAAAGCAACCACAAGAACAAACAAATGATTTAGCAAATTCACTTTTGGTATTGCGAAATAAAATACAATATTGTAAAAGTTGTCATAATATTTCCGATTTAGAGATTTGTGATATTTGTTCAAATGTTTCAAGAGAACAATCATTGGTTTGTGTGGTAGAAGATGTTCGTGATGTAATGGCAATTGAAAACACAGGTATTTTTAAAGGAGTTTATCATGTACTTGGTGGAAAAATTAATCCAATTGAAGGTGTTGGTCCAAGTCAGTTAAATATAAAAACATTGGAAGAAAAAGTAGCTTCAGGAAATGTCCAAGAAGTTATTTTCGCTTTGAGTTCTACTATGGAAGGTGACACAACTAATTTTTATATCTATAAACAGATTAAAGATTATAATGTTAAAACTTCTACAATAGCAAGAGGAATAGCTGTTGGAGATGAATTGGAATATGCCGATGAAGTTACCTTAGGCAGAAGTTTGCTTAATAGAATTCCATTTGAAACTTCAATCAAACCATATTGA
- a CDS encoding polysaccharide biosynthesis tyrosine autokinase produces MLDTKDFNFFESQNSFDFKGFLLKILGYWKWFVLSLILTFVYAYNVNIRKEKIYGMESHIVVEDQNNPFFTSNTSLIFNWGGTSDKVQTIITTLKSRSHNEIVVDKLQYYIKYLKKGEYFYQDVYGEVPFYVEIDKNKGQLFGQLIKIKFLSPSQYELSVDFAESTSTQVIQYSDLSFKPVNVSAGEFKKVFKINEEVDLPFLNLKVIIKPDALEYANQEYYVRFDDFNGTVAAYKGIDVSADAKALSVVRLQMEGSNKYRLVEYLNTTVDVLRKIQFDSKNQFANNTIRFIDSTLKEMEDQIKEAENELKEFRRGKNIFELEEEGGSGLLSAKLSGYDVEKDAINRKIAYYNLLKNYLEKTTDYSKLPAPTVAGIDDPNVIGNISKLIQLSAERANMSYSVKNKKLFSDFDVEMESIKKVLLENIASAKSALNLDLSLINRNIAKAEGEASLLPENKQEHIKITRKYNLKDKIYSTFLEKRSEAEIVKAANISDISFLDRAKDVGGGLRGPKTSINYILAAMLGFLVPLLVIFVIILLDNSINTTDDIQKLTKIPLIGVIGKKNTENNLSVFEKPKSPLAESFRAIRSSLQFMYKKQQKEGAKILMLTSSVSGEGKTFCSINLATVFALSEKKTVIVGLDLRKPKIFGDFNIDNVTGVVNYLIGQKTIDEVIQKTHIPNLDVIPSGPIPPNPSELLMSEAMAEMIEELKTKYDYIVLDTPPVGLVSDALELAHFCDATLYVTRQGFTKKGMLSVVNEKHKRGELHNISIILMVLQIRHITVMVTAMARMVKVIMMNQLSQKG; encoded by the coding sequence ATGCTAGATACTAAAGATTTTAATTTTTTTGAATCACAAAATTCATTTGATTTTAAAGGATTCCTTTTAAAAATACTTGGTTATTGGAAGTGGTTTGTATTATCATTGATTTTAACTTTTGTATATGCTTATAATGTAAATATCCGTAAAGAAAAGATTTATGGGATGGAATCACATATAGTGGTTGAAGATCAAAATAACCCTTTCTTTACTTCAAATACAAGTTTGATTTTTAACTGGGGTGGAACTTCAGACAAGGTTCAGACAATCATTACGACTTTAAAATCACGTTCTCATAACGAAATTGTTGTTGATAAATTACAATACTATATAAAGTATCTTAAAAAAGGTGAATATTTTTATCAAGATGTTTATGGTGAAGTGCCTTTTTATGTAGAAATTGATAAAAATAAAGGACAACTTTTTGGGCAATTAATAAAAATTAAATTTCTGTCACCTTCTCAGTATGAATTAAGTGTCGATTTTGCTGAATCAACATCAACACAAGTAATTCAATATTCAGATTTATCTTTTAAACCTGTAAATGTTTCTGCAGGTGAGTTTAAAAAAGTTTTTAAAATTAATGAAGAAGTAGATTTACCTTTTCTAAATTTAAAAGTTATCATTAAACCTGATGCGTTAGAATATGCAAATCAAGAATATTACGTAAGATTTGATGATTTCAATGGAACTGTAGCTGCGTATAAAGGAATTGATGTTAGTGCTGATGCAAAAGCGTTATCCGTTGTTAGATTGCAAATGGAAGGTTCTAATAAGTATCGATTGGTTGAATATTTGAATACTACAGTTGATGTATTAAGAAAAATTCAATTTGATAGTAAAAATCAGTTTGCGAATAATACAATTCGATTCATAGATAGTACTTTGAAAGAAATGGAAGATCAAATCAAAGAAGCCGAAAATGAATTGAAAGAATTTAGAAGAGGTAAAAATATATTTGAACTTGAAGAAGAAGGAGGTAGTGGACTTTTGAGTGCTAAGTTGTCTGGTTATGATGTAGAAAAAGATGCAATTAATAGAAAAATTGCATACTATAATTTGCTTAAAAATTATTTAGAAAAAACTACTGATTATTCAAAATTACCTGCTCCTACAGTTGCCGGAATAGACGATCCAAATGTTATAGGGAATATTTCAAAGTTAATCCAGCTTTCAGCAGAAAGAGCAAATATGTCGTATTCTGTTAAGAATAAAAAATTATTTTCTGATTTCGATGTTGAAATGGAATCGATAAAGAAAGTATTGCTAGAAAATATTGCTAGTGCAAAAAGCGCTCTGAATTTAGATTTATCTTTAATCAACAGAAATATTGCAAAAGCAGAAGGTGAAGCAAGCTTACTCCCTGAAAATAAGCAAGAGCATATTAAAATCACAAGAAAATATAATTTAAAAGATAAAATTTACAGCACTTTTTTAGAGAAAAGAAGTGAAGCTGAAATTGTAAAAGCAGCTAATATTTCAGATATTAGTTTCTTAGATCGAGCTAAAGATGTTGGTGGTGGTTTACGAGGTCCAAAAACTAGTATTAATTATATTTTAGCGGCAATGTTGGGCTTTTTAGTTCCATTGTTAGTGATTTTTGTTATCATATTGTTAGATAATAGTATCAATACAACTGACGATATTCAAAAACTAACCAAAATTCCATTAATTGGAGTTATTGGTAAGAAAAATACAGAAAATAATTTATCCGTTTTTGAAAAACCGAAGTCTCCGCTTGCTGAATCTTTTAGAGCAATTCGTTCTTCTTTACAGTTTATGTATAAAAAACAACAAAAAGAAGGAGCAAAAATTTTGATGCTTACATCTTCTGTTAGTGGTGAAGGTAAAACGTTTTGTTCTATAAATTTAGCGACAGTTTTTGCTTTGAGTGAAAAGAAAACAGTTATCGTGGGTCTTGATTTAAGAAAACCTAAAATATTTGGTGACTTCAATATCGATAATGTTACGGGTGTAGTAAACTATTTAATCGGTCAAAAAACTATTGATGAGGTAATTCAAAAAACACATATTCCTAATTTAGATGTAATTCCATCTGGACCAATTCCTCCAAATCCTTCCGAATTATTAATGAGTGAAGCTATGGCAGAAATGATAGAGGAATTAAAAACCAAATACGATTATATTGTGCTAGATACACCACCAGTAGGTTTAGTTTCTGATGCATTGGAATTAGCTCATTTTTGTGATGCCACATTA